A genomic window from Sanguibacter antarcticus includes:
- a CDS encoding dihydroorotase, producing MTSSQIEIDGSSGLATYLIRDVAPLGGERVDLVLAGGVIERIEPSGSVVAGEGVVVVEGGHLVALPGLVDLHTHLREPGREDAETIRSGTRAAAVGGFTAVHAMANTTPVQDTAGVVEQVWRLGTEAGWADVHPVGAVSVGLEGTHLAELGAMAHSAAQVRVFSDDGKCVADPILMRRALEYVKAFDGVIAQHSQEPRLTEGSQMNEGVVSAEIGLAGWPAVAEEAIIARDVLLAEHVGSRLHVCHLSTAGSVDLIRWAKSRGIRVTAEVTGHHLGLTEERARDYDPMFKVNPPLRTAADVEAVREGLADGTIDIVATDHAPHTREDKDCEWAAAAFGMTGLETVLSVVQQTMVDTGRMTWADVARVLSSAPAQIGRITDGPRPQGRPLAVGEPANVVLVDPAVRRVVRPAEQATASANSPFGGVELPGQVMATFLRGRATVLDGVPVEQDGVSRVGASR from the coding sequence ATGACGAGTTCCCAGATCGAGATTGATGGATCGTCGGGGTTGGCGACGTACCTGATCCGCGATGTTGCGCCTCTGGGGGGTGAGCGGGTGGATCTTGTGCTTGCGGGTGGGGTGATCGAGCGGATCGAGCCGTCGGGGTCGGTCGTGGCTGGTGAGGGTGTCGTGGTTGTCGAGGGTGGGCATCTTGTTGCTCTGCCGGGGTTGGTCGATCTTCATACGCATCTGCGGGAGCCGGGTCGTGAGGATGCGGAGACGATCCGTTCGGGGACGCGGGCTGCTGCGGTCGGTGGTTTTACTGCTGTGCATGCGATGGCGAACACGACCCCGGTGCAGGACACTGCGGGGGTCGTCGAGCAGGTGTGGCGGTTGGGGACCGAGGCGGGGTGGGCGGATGTTCATCCTGTGGGTGCTGTGAGCGTGGGTCTGGAGGGGACTCATCTTGCGGAGCTGGGTGCGATGGCGCACTCGGCTGCGCAGGTGAGGGTGTTCTCTGATGATGGCAAGTGTGTGGCTGATCCGATCTTGATGCGTCGGGCGTTGGAGTATGTGAAGGCGTTCGACGGTGTGATCGCTCAGCACTCTCAGGAGCCTCGTCTGACGGAGGGGTCTCAGATGAACGAGGGGGTCGTCTCTGCGGAGATCGGTCTGGCGGGGTGGCCTGCGGTTGCTGAGGAGGCGATCATCGCTCGGGACGTTCTCTTGGCTGAGCATGTGGGGTCTCGTCTGCACGTGTGTCACTTGTCGACGGCTGGGTCGGTGGATCTGATCCGGTGGGCGAAGTCGCGTGGGATCCGTGTGACGGCGGAGGTGACGGGGCACCACCTTGGGCTGACGGAGGAGCGGGCGCGTGACTATGACCCGATGTTCAAGGTGAATCCTCCGTTGCGGACTGCGGCGGATGTCGAGGCGGTCCGTGAGGGGCTTGCGGACGGGACGATCGATATCGTTGCGACGGACCATGCTCCGCACACTCGTGAGGACAAGGACTGTGAGTGGGCGGCGGCTGCGTTCGGGATGACGGGTCTTGAGACGGTGCTGAGCGTCGTTCAGCAGACGATGGTGGACACCGGTCGGATGACGTGGGCTGATGTTGCTCGGGTGCTGTCGAGCGCGCCGGCGCAGATCGGGCGCATCACGGATGGTCCGCGTCCTCAGGGGCGTCCGCTCGCTGTGGGTGAGCCGGCGAACGTCGTCCTGGTCGATCCTGCGGTGCGCCGGGTCGTGCGGCCTGCTGAGCAGGCGACGGCGAGCGCGAACTCGCCGTTCGGTGGGGTGGAGCTTCCGGGTCAGGTCATGGCGACGTTCTTGCGTGGACGTGCGACGGTGCTCGACGGGGTTCCTGTGGAGCAGGACGGGGTGTCTCGCGTGGGTGCGTCTCGATGA
- the carA gene encoding glutamine-hydrolyzing carbamoyl-phosphate synthase small subunit, with amino-acid sequence MSTQLHATRPSGEVVSDAALLVLEDGRTFPGRAFGAVGTTIGEIVFNTGMTGYQETLTDPSYHRQIVVMTAPHIGNTGVNVDDPESSRIWVTGFVVRDPARRASSWRSEGSLQDELVRQGVVGISDIDTRALTRHLRDRGVMRGSIVSGEDLLVGGYPRPIEDLVGQVCSAASMVGADLAGEVSTERAYVVEPQGAFAGQAPVKTVVAVDLGIKSMTPQRLAERGVRVHVVPSSSTIEDLLALSPDGVFFSNGPGDPGAAVHAVELLRAVLDAGVPYFGICFGNQILGRALGFGTYKLGYGHRGINQPVMDVSTRKVEITSHNHGFAVDAPIGAQTLAPHDPERYGRVVVSHVGLNDDVVEGLECLDIPAFSVQYHPEAAAGPHDAAYLFDRFLDLMNSGARTASGLSAATGAASAKEN; translated from the coding sequence GTGAGTACTCAGCTGCATGCGACCAGACCGTCCGGAGAGGTTGTCTCTGATGCGGCTCTCCTCGTTCTTGAGGATGGGCGAACTTTTCCTGGGCGTGCTTTTGGTGCGGTCGGGACCACGATCGGGGAGATCGTGTTCAACACGGGTATGACGGGGTATCAGGAGACGTTGACGGATCCGTCGTATCACCGGCAGATCGTGGTGATGACTGCGCCGCACATCGGGAACACGGGTGTGAACGTTGATGATCCTGAGTCGTCGAGGATCTGGGTGACGGGTTTCGTGGTGCGTGATCCTGCGCGTCGTGCGTCGAGCTGGCGTTCGGAGGGGTCGTTGCAGGACGAGCTGGTGCGTCAGGGGGTCGTGGGTATCTCTGATATCGATACTCGTGCGTTGACGCGGCACCTGCGGGACCGGGGTGTGATGCGTGGGTCGATCGTCTCGGGTGAGGATCTGCTCGTGGGTGGGTATCCGCGGCCGATCGAGGATCTTGTGGGGCAGGTGTGCTCGGCTGCGTCGATGGTGGGTGCGGATCTTGCGGGTGAGGTGAGCACGGAGCGTGCGTACGTGGTCGAGCCTCAGGGTGCTTTCGCGGGGCAGGCTCCGGTGAAGACGGTCGTGGCTGTCGACCTGGGGATCAAGTCGATGACGCCGCAGCGGTTGGCTGAGCGGGGTGTGCGTGTGCACGTGGTTCCGTCGTCGTCGACGATCGAGGATCTGTTGGCGTTGTCGCCGGACGGTGTGTTCTTCTCGAACGGTCCGGGGGACCCGGGGGCTGCGGTGCATGCGGTGGAGCTGTTGCGTGCTGTCCTCGATGCGGGTGTGCCGTATTTCGGTATCTGTTTCGGGAATCAGATCTTGGGGCGTGCGTTGGGTTTTGGGACGTACAAGCTTGGGTACGGTCACCGGGGGATCAATCAGCCGGTGATGGATGTCTCGACGCGCAAGGTGGAGATCACGTCGCACAACCATGGGTTCGCGGTGGACGCGCCGATCGGTGCTCAGACTCTCGCGCCTCACGATCCGGAGCGGTACGGGCGTGTGGTGGTGTCCCATGTGGGGCTCAACGATGACGTGGTGGAGGGGTTGGAGTGTCTTGACATCCCGGCGTTCTCTGTCCAGTACCACCCGGAGGCTGCTGCTGGTCCTCATGATGCGGCGTACCTCTTTGATCGTTTTCTCGACCTCATGAACTCGGGTGCACGCACGGCTTCGGGCCTCTCGGCCGCGACCGGTGCGGCGTCCGCGAAGGAGAACTGA
- the carB gene encoding carbamoyl-phosphate synthase large subunit encodes MPRRQDITSVLVIGSGPIVIGQACEFDYSGTQACRVLKEEGLRVILVNSNPATIMTDPEFADATYIEPITTEVLTTIIAKERPDAVLATLGGQTALNAAIALDEAGVFEKYGVELIGANIASIQKGEDRQLFKEVVEKCGGESARSVIIHRVEEAVAAAAELGYPMVVRPSFTMGGLGSGIAYDETDLRRIVGQGLHYSPTTEVLLEESILGWKEYELELMRDKADNVVVVCSIENVDPVGVHTGDSVTVAPALTLTDREYQNLRDIGIAVIREVGVDTGGCNIQYAVDPATGRVIVIEMNPRVSRSSALASKATGFPIAKIAAKLAVGYTLDEITNDITGSTPASFEPSLDYVVVKVPRFAFEKFPAADDTLTTTMKSVGEAMAMGRNFTEALGKALRSLDKTGAEFHWDGEPVSGEALDALLVEIARPTERRLVQTQQALRAGATLEQVFDATKIDPWYLDQIQLVNEVAAEVAGAHALTRAVLQRAKRHGLSDVQIAKLRGITGAHGAAEATVREVRRALGVRPVFKTVDTCAAEFAALTPYHYSTYDSETEVRPREREAVLILGSGPNRIGQGIEFDYSCVHAALALKGDYETVMVNCNPETVSTDYDTADRLYFEPLTFEDVVEVYEAELAAGPIKGIIVQLGGQTPLSLAQRLADAGLPILGTSPEAIDAAEDRAVFGRVLAEANLPAPAFGTATTLVAAVEIAAGIGYPVLVRPSYVLGGRGMEIVYSEAQLTGYVERALGEVALAGGHLAPILIDRFLDDAMEIDVDALYDGTEMFLGGVMEHIEEAGIHSGDSACVLPPVSLSEGEIERIRRSTEAIAKGVGVRGLLNVQFALVSDVLYVLEANPRASRTVPFVSKATGVPLAKAAALIMVGHTIADLRASGVLPADGDGGSIDLDAPIAVKEAVLPFKRFRTADGVAVDTVLGPEMRSTGEVMGFDVDFPTAFAKSQAAAFGGLPTSGAVFVSVADRDKRSIVFPVKRLAEIGFEILATAGTANVLRRNGIASTVVRKYSSGRGQDGEPTIVDLITDGKVDMVVNTPSGQGARADGYEIRAATTAADKPIVTTVAQLAAAVQGIEAVLSGPFDVRSLQDYVRASEGQ; translated from the coding sequence GTGCCTCGCAGACAAGACATCACTTCCGTCCTGGTCATCGGGTCTGGCCCGATCGTCATCGGTCAGGCGTGCGAGTTCGACTACTCGGGGACGCAGGCGTGCCGTGTTCTCAAGGAGGAGGGCCTGCGGGTCATCCTGGTGAACTCGAACCCGGCGACGATCATGACGGACCCGGAGTTCGCGGACGCGACGTATATCGAGCCGATCACGACCGAGGTGCTCACGACGATCATCGCGAAGGAGCGCCCGGATGCGGTCTTGGCGACGCTCGGTGGGCAGACGGCGCTCAACGCGGCGATCGCCCTGGACGAGGCGGGTGTGTTCGAGAAGTACGGTGTCGAGCTCATCGGTGCGAACATCGCCTCGATCCAGAAGGGTGAGGACCGTCAGCTGTTCAAGGAGGTGGTGGAGAAGTGCGGGGGCGAGTCTGCTCGTTCCGTGATCATCCACCGCGTCGAGGAGGCTGTTGCTGCGGCAGCGGAACTGGGGTACCCGATGGTGGTGCGGCCGTCGTTCACGATGGGGGGTCTCGGGTCGGGGATCGCGTACGACGAGACGGACCTGCGGCGCATCGTGGGTCAGGGGTTGCACTATTCTCCGACGACCGAGGTGCTGCTCGAGGAGTCGATCCTCGGGTGGAAGGAGTACGAGCTCGAGCTCATGCGTGACAAGGCGGACAACGTCGTTGTCGTGTGCTCGATCGAGAACGTGGACCCGGTCGGTGTGCACACGGGGGACTCGGTGACTGTCGCGCCTGCGCTGACGTTGACGGACCGGGAGTACCAGAACCTGCGGGACATCGGTATCGCGGTCATCCGTGAGGTGGGTGTGGACACGGGTGGGTGCAACATCCAGTACGCCGTGGACCCTGCGACGGGGCGGGTCATCGTCATCGAGATGAATCCGCGGGTGTCGCGATCGTCGGCGTTGGCGTCCAAGGCGACGGGGTTCCCGATCGCGAAGATCGCGGCGAAGCTTGCTGTGGGGTACACGCTCGACGAGATCACCAACGACATCACGGGGTCGACCCCTGCGTCGTTCGAGCCGTCGCTCGACTATGTCGTGGTCAAGGTCCCACGGTTCGCGTTCGAGAAGTTCCCCGCTGCTGACGACACGTTGACCACCACGATGAAGTCGGTGGGGGAGGCGATGGCGATGGGGCGCAACTTCACGGAAGCGCTCGGCAAGGCCTTGCGGTCCTTGGACAAGACCGGTGCGGAGTTCCACTGGGACGGTGAGCCGGTCAGCGGGGAGGCGCTCGATGCGCTGCTCGTCGAGATCGCGCGTCCGACCGAGCGTCGTCTCGTCCAGACGCAGCAGGCGCTGCGCGCCGGCGCCACTCTCGAACAGGTGTTCGACGCGACGAAGATCGACCCGTGGTACCTCGACCAGATCCAGCTCGTCAACGAGGTCGCCGCCGAGGTCGCCGGTGCGCACGCGCTCACGCGCGCGGTGCTCCAGCGGGCGAAGCGTCATGGTCTCTCCGACGTCCAGATCGCCAAGCTTCGCGGCATCACCGGTGCGCACGGCGCAGCGGAAGCCACGGTGCGCGAGGTGCGCAGGGCGCTCGGCGTGCGACCGGTCTTCAAGACCGTCGACACGTGCGCCGCCGAGTTCGCGGCCCTGACCCCGTACCACTACTCGACGTACGACTCCGAGACCGAGGTGCGTCCCCGCGAGCGCGAGGCGGTCCTCATCTTGGGGTCGGGGCCTAACCGGATCGGGCAGGGGATCGAGTTCGACTATTCGTGCGTGCACGCTGCGTTGGCGCTCAAGGGTGACTACGAGACGGTCATGGTCAACTGCAACCCGGAGACGGTCTCGACCGACTATGACACCGCGGACCGGCTGTATTTTGAGCCGTTGACGTTCGAGGATGTCGTGGAGGTGTATGAGGCGGAGCTTGCTGCGGGTCCGATCAAGGGCATCATCGTCCAGCTGGGTGGGCAGACGCCGTTGAGTCTGGCGCAGCGGTTGGCGGATGCTGGTCTGCCGATCCTGGGGACGTCGCCCGAGGCGATCGATGCGGCTGAGGACCGTGCGGTGTTCGGTCGTGTGCTGGCTGAGGCGAATCTGCCGGCTCCGGCGTTCGGGACTGCGACGACGTTGGTCGCTGCTGTGGAGATCGCGGCGGGTATCGGGTATCCGGTTCTCGTGCGGCCCTCGTACGTGCTGGGTGGGCGTGGCATGGAGATCGTCTATAGCGAGGCTCAGCTGACCGGGTATGTGGAGCGGGCTCTGGGTGAAGTTGCTCTTGCGGGTGGTCATCTGGCACCGATCCTCATCGACCGTTTCCTCGATGACGCGATGGAGATCGACGTCGATGCGCTCTATGACGGGACCGAGATGTTCCTCGGTGGTGTCATGGAGCACATCGAGGAAGCTGGTATCCACTCGGGTGACTCGGCGTGCGTGTTGCCGCCTGTCTCGCTCAGCGAGGGCGAGATCGAGCGTATCCGGCGCTCGACCGAGGCGATCGCGAAGGGTGTGGGGGTGCGGGGGCTGCTCAACGTGCAGTTTGCGCTCGTCTCAGACGTCCTCTATGTGCTCGAGGCGAACCCGCGTGCGTCGCGGACGGTGCCGTTCGTGTCCAAAGCGACCGGGGTCCCGCTGGCCAAGGCGGCGGCGCTGATCATGGTGGGGCACACGATCGCGGACCTGCGGGCGTCGGGAGTGCTGCCTGCCGACGGCGACGGGGGATCGATCGATCTCGATGCGCCGATCGCGGTCAAGGAGGCGGTGCTGCCGTTCAAGCGGTTCCGCACCGCTGACGGGGTGGCGGTCGATACCGTGCTCGGTCCGGAGATGCGGTCGACCGGAGAGGTCATGGGCTTCGACGTCGACTTCCCGACGGCGTTCGCCAAGTCGCAGGCTGCGGCGTTCGGAGGGCTGCCGACCTCGGGGGCGGTGTTCGTGTCTGTCGCTGACCGGGACAAGCGCTCGATCGTCTTCCCGGTCAAGCGGCTTGCCGAGATCGGCTTCGAGATCTTGGCCACGGCGGGCACCGCGAACGTGCTGCGACGCAACGGGATCGCGTCGACGGTCGTGCGCAAGTACTCCTCGGGTCGGGGGCAGGACGGAGAGCCGACCATCGTCGACCTCATCACGGACGGCAAGGTCGACATGGTGGTCAACACGCCCTCGGGCCAGGGTGCCCGCGCGGACGGGTACGAGATCCGGGCAGCCACGACAGCTGCAGACAAGCCGATCGTCACGACCGTCGCTCAGCTCGCGGCAGCCGTCCAAGGGATCGAGGCCGTCTTGTCTGGTCCGTTCGACGTGCGCAGCCTGCAGGACTATGTGCGCGCGAGCGAGGGGCAGTGA